Proteins found in one Streptococcus criceti HS-6 genomic segment:
- a CDS encoding restriction endonuclease subunit S has protein sequence MGKIDIKKWHDFEISRLFTIKSPKARKISEYIEGDVPYVSSGAINNGVVSYLEPKNEDDIEEGNCITVSPLDGSAFYQEHDFLGRGGAGSAISLLYNDNLDKYNSLFISTIIKLASEKFDYSDALTGSNLYTLKIKLPVLTNNHGSPVIDKEKIYNEQGLIPDWDGMSKQIKSLEVPVLNKLEILKELSS, from the coding sequence ATGGGGAAAATTGATATTAAGAAATGGCATGACTTCGAAATTTCACGGTTATTCACTATAAAATCGCCTAAAGCAAGAAAAATTTCAGAGTACATTGAAGGTGATGTTCCGTATGTATCATCAGGTGCAATCAATAATGGAGTTGTCTCATATTTAGAACCTAAAAATGAAGATGATATTGAGGAGGGAAATTGTATAACTGTCAGCCCCCTAGATGGCTCAGCATTTTATCAAGAGCATGATTTTCTTGGACGTGGTGGTGCTGGGTCAGCTATATCTTTATTATATAATGATAATTTGGATAAATATAATTCTTTATTTATATCAACTATAATTAAATTAGCTTCCGAAAAATTTGATTATAGCGATGCTTTAACTGGTAGTAATTTATATACATTAAAAATTAAATTACCTGTATTGACAAATAATCATGGCTCTCCTGTAATTGATAAAGAGAAGATTTATAATGAGCAAGGGTTAATACCAGATTGGGATGGAATGTCAAAACAAATAAAATCCTTAGAAGTCCCAGTATTGAATAAATTGGAAATATTGAAAGAATTAAGTTCTTAA
- a CDS encoding transposase-like zinc-binding domain-containing protein, translated as MAKKQLSLEDVLNYVETLPYTQFKNVVEHYSQKQSSDFSNTLNQLVVSNFEQRLEKLEVNTTCPSCTSDSVVKNGKRHNIQQFKCKDCHKRFNRFTDTILEKTRWHWDIWVKVLEMVIHHYPIHDMINVLVNDYGCAGIDYKTVWFWRMKLIHALAEMPMPQLTGVVQVDETFVRESQKGSRQLVSTISKNAYRKPRYGRQPSQYGVMGSEFATVITAVDSRGYCVCKVASLGKVSPELFFDLFDEHFDNISYLCSDANSIYEDYCKLRNTPHYVRPSNYIKMIGDYGYVIQTTEEFEKKANKKVLEHLYYEGISDRITNRGDMLFDTFTELKYQNGLSLGRVNELHKEIKQYIYRDMTNVSTKYLQDYIGFFTYIRNWRTEHGYYPTSQKDAESIFIEILKTKKNLTSTEVRQKELVLPKPSSRYMEVLKEETEKARDAVDSPYFKFNEEDGVLSFNKREYLLDLPKTRLYAIAKECHIPRYRKLARWSLVSMILKQKNIQDILYQELAEERVSLVDEEDLQVLEWREKFLR; from the coding sequence ATGGCTAAAAAACAACTCAGTTTAGAAGATGTCTTGAATTATGTGGAGACACTACCTTATACACAATTTAAAAACGTGGTGGAACACTATTCTCAAAAGCAAAGCAGTGATTTCTCCAACACACTCAATCAGCTTGTTGTATCTAATTTTGAGCAACGCTTAGAGAAATTAGAAGTTAATACAACTTGTCCTTCTTGCACCTCTGATTCTGTGGTCAAAAATGGAAAACGTCATAACATTCAACAGTTTAAATGCAAGGATTGTCATAAGCGGTTCAATCGCTTTACAGACACTATTTTAGAGAAGACACGTTGGCATTGGGATATTTGGGTTAAGGTGTTAGAAATGGTGATACACCACTATCCTATTCACGATATGATAAATGTCTTGGTAAATGATTATGGCTGCGCTGGGATTGATTATAAAACTGTGTGGTTTTGGAGAATGAAGTTAATTCATGCTCTGGCTGAGATGCCAATGCCTCAATTAACAGGGGTTGTCCAAGTAGATGAGACCTTTGTCAGAGAAAGCCAGAAAGGAAGTCGGCAGTTAGTTTCCACTATCAGTAAGAACGCCTACAGGAAACCACGTTATGGTAGGCAGCCTTCCCAGTATGGCGTGATGGGGTCAGAATTCGCCACTGTCATTACAGCTGTTGATAGTAGAGGTTATTGCGTTTGTAAAGTAGCAAGTTTAGGCAAGGTATCCCCCGAACTTTTCTTTGATTTGTTTGATGAACACTTTGATAATATTTCTTATCTCTGTAGTGATGCGAATAGTATTTATGAGGACTATTGCAAATTGAGAAATACACCTCACTATGTTCGTCCTTCTAACTACATTAAAATGATTGGGGATTATGGCTATGTGATTCAGACAACAGAAGAATTTGAAAAGAAGGCGAATAAGAAAGTGTTGGAACATCTCTACTATGAAGGAATTAGTGACCGTATTACCAATCGAGGAGACATGCTATTTGATACCTTCACCGAATTGAAATACCAAAATGGGCTATCACTGGGGCGAGTGAATGAACTCCATAAAGAGATTAAGCAATATATCTACCGTGATATGACAAATGTATCCACTAAGTATTTACAAGACTATATTGGTTTCTTCACCTATATTCGTAACTGGAGAACAGAACATGGGTATTATCCCACTTCTCAAAAAGATGCAGAATCCATCTTTATTGAGATTTTAAAGACAAAGAAAAACCTTACTTCAACTGAAGTAAGGCAAAAAGAATTAGTATTACCAAAACCAAGTTCCCGTTACATGGAAGTTTTGAAAGAAGAAACTGAGAAGGCGAGAGACGCAGTTGACAGCCCTTATTTCAAATTCAACGAGGAAGATGGAGTTCTCTCTTTTAACAAACGTGAATACCTCCTAGACCTCCCTAAAACGAGACTATATGCCATTGCCAAAGAATGTCATATCCCCCGATATAGAAAACTAGCGAGATGGTCTCTAGTCTCTATGATTTTGAAACAGAAGAATATTCAGGATATTCTCTATCAGGAATTGGCAGAGGAGCGTGTCTCATTGGTTGATGAGGAAGATTTGCAGGTGTTGGAGTGGAGAGAAAAGTTTCTTAGGTAG
- the murC gene encoding UDP-N-acetylmuramate--L-alanine ligase yields the protein MSKTYHFIGIKGSGMSALALMLHQMGYKVQGSDVEKYYFTQRGLEQAGIKILPFDEKNITADVELIAGNAFREDNNVEVAYALHHGLAFKRYHEFLGDFMNQFTSLGVAGAHGKTSTTGLLAHVLRNITDTSFLIGDGTGRGSENSQYFVFEADEYERHFMPYHPAYSIITNVDFDHPDYFTSINDVFSAFDDYAKQVQKGLFVYGEDPYLRKITSNAPIYYYGFEDNDDFIACDIVRTTHGSDFKVQHEGQVLGSFHVPAFGRHNILNATAVIANLYVAGFNMELVAEHLKTFAGVKRRFTEKIINDTIIIDDFAHHPTEIIATLDAARQKYPSKEIVAIFQPHTFTRTIALLDEFAVALNEADSVYLAKIYGSAREHDNGQVKVEDLAAKIKKPAKVVTVENVSPLLDHDNAVYVFMGAGDIQLYERSFEELVANLASSTQ from the coding sequence ATGTCAAAAACCTATCATTTTATTGGAATTAAAGGCTCTGGGATGAGCGCTCTAGCTTTGATGTTGCATCAAATGGGCTACAAGGTTCAGGGTTCTGATGTTGAGAAATATTATTTTACCCAACGGGGGCTGGAGCAAGCTGGCATCAAGATTTTACCTTTTGATGAAAAAAATATCACAGCTGATGTTGAATTAATTGCGGGGAATGCTTTTCGGGAAGATAATAATGTTGAAGTGGCTTACGCGCTGCACCATGGCTTGGCTTTCAAACGTTATCATGAGTTTCTCGGTGATTTCATGAACCAATTTACCAGTCTCGGTGTTGCGGGTGCCCATGGTAAGACATCAACCACAGGTCTTTTAGCTCATGTCTTGCGCAATATTACTGACACCTCATTCTTGATTGGTGATGGAACTGGGCGTGGTTCAGAGAACAGCCAATACTTCGTTTTTGAGGCTGATGAATACGAACGTCATTTCATGCCTTATCATCCGGCCTATTCTATCATTACTAATGTGGATTTTGACCATCCTGATTACTTCACTTCTATTAATGATGTCTTCTCGGCCTTTGATGATTATGCCAAGCAGGTTCAAAAGGGTCTCTTTGTTTATGGCGAAGATCCTTACTTGCGAAAAATTACTTCTAATGCCCCCATTTACTACTATGGTTTTGAGGACAATGATGATTTTATAGCTTGTGATATTGTCCGTACAACCCATGGTTCTGATTTTAAGGTTCAGCATGAGGGCCAAGTTTTGGGGAGCTTCCATGTGCCAGCCTTTGGCCGTCACAATATCTTAAACGCTACAGCGGTTATTGCAAATCTCTATGTTGCTGGTTTTAATATGGAGTTGGTGGCCGAACATCTTAAGACTTTCGCTGGTGTTAAGCGTCGCTTCACGGAAAAAATTATCAATGATACTATCATCATAGATGATTTTGCTCACCACCCAACTGAAATCATTGCTACCTTGGATGCAGCTCGGCAGAAGTATCCATCAAAGGAAATTGTAGCTATCTTCCAGCCTCACACCTTCACGCGGACTATTGCTCTTTTAGATGAATTTGCAGTAGCTTTAAATGAGGCTGACAGCGTTTATTTGGCAAAGATTTATGGTTCTGCACGTGAGCATGACAACGGTCAGGTTAAGGTTGAAGATTTAGCTGCTAAAATTAAGAAGCCAGCAAAAGTTGTGACGGTTGAGAATGTCTCTCCTCTTTTAGACCATGACAATGCTGTCTATGTCTTCATGGGAGCGGGCGATATTCAGCTCTATGAACGCTCCTTTGAAGAGTTGGTGGCTAACCTAGCTAGCAGTACCCAATAA
- a CDS encoding GNAT family N-acetyltransferase, with protein sequence MIIRQVRMDDFGEILDIEEANFSEEEAASPQALQERIAIIPDTFLVAELSGRVVAYLVGPARAERYLTDDLFERVAPNPVTGGFIQIQSLSVAPKYQGQGLGTALLAALKDLALAQERQGISLTCHAELISYYEMNGFQDEGLSDSQHGGQTWYNLVWENR encoded by the coding sequence ATGATTATTAGACAGGTTAGAATGGACGATTTTGGGGAAATTCTTGATATTGAGGAAGCTAATTTTTCTGAAGAAGAAGCGGCAAGTCCCCAAGCTCTGCAAGAGCGGATTGCTATTATTCCGGATACTTTCTTAGTCGCTGAGCTTTCTGGGCGTGTGGTGGCTTATTTAGTTGGGCCGGCCAGAGCGGAGCGTTATCTGACCGATGATCTCTTTGAACGCGTTGCCCCTAATCCTGTCACTGGTGGTTTTATCCAGATTCAGTCTCTCTCGGTGGCACCTAAGTACCAAGGACAAGGATTGGGGACAGCTCTTCTAGCGGCTCTTAAAGACTTAGCTCTGGCTCAGGAACGGCAGGGAATTAGCCTAACCTGTCATGCTGAATTGATTTCTTACTATGAGATGAATGGCTTTCAGGATGAAGGCCTATCAGATTCCCAGCATGGTGGCCAAACTTGGTACAATCTGGTTTGGGAAAATCGTTAA
- the mltG gene encoding endolytic transglycosylase MltG — MTDFKDDKSKSAAGGKSFKEQILNELEEANRLKGIQDDGIVKSIVESLNADGNREIDPDFNWQEAAAQLKKQEEQAAKSAEEEQKRALAEAQAIKKIREKEHLRELNPLGEDLTEEEPLEESSAYASSASTSASEAAEIADVDLSGFTIPIPIQDIHSASSTGPLSEQSSRSQESETEPHIFSVSEEEAGFASESDSEVEVSSKQPLSKQTYDNGTVDDNELEEGEEDWEEEELSSRRKDNKRKQKKKKRLARRISTWIISLILLALLAGGGFGYYYVNSSLAPLDAQSTKYVTVEIPKGAGSKQIGQILEKKRIIKDANVFNYYTKFKNYSNLKSGYYNLKASMSIDDIIKELQAGGTTEPTDPSAGKIVIPEGYTLEQIAKAVENNANTKVKTDKTPYSSKKFLNLMKDKDFIEKMKEKYPKLLADLPESDRVKYQLEGYLFPATYNYTKDVNLEDLVDQMLGTMDSYLSEYYDKIEESKYNVNETLALASLVEKEGQTDEDRRNIASVFYNRLDADMPLQSNISVLYALGKLGDKTSLKEDANIDTNIDSPFNDYKNKGVIPGPVDSPSLSAIEAVVNPADTKYLYFVADVETGNVYYSETYEDHQKNVDTYVNKKVSDSSEQDSENKN, encoded by the coding sequence TTGACCGATTTTAAGGACGATAAGTCAAAATCTGCAGCCGGTGGCAAGAGCTTTAAGGAACAGATTTTGAACGAATTAGAAGAAGCCAATCGCTTAAAAGGAATCCAAGATGACGGGATCGTTAAATCGATTGTTGAAAGTCTCAATGCTGACGGCAATCGTGAAATTGATCCCGATTTTAATTGGCAGGAAGCTGCTGCTCAACTGAAAAAGCAGGAGGAGCAGGCAGCTAAGTCAGCTGAAGAAGAGCAAAAACGTGCTTTGGCTGAGGCTCAAGCTATTAAAAAAATTCGAGAGAAGGAGCATCTCAGGGAGCTCAATCCTCTGGGTGAAGACTTGACCGAAGAAGAGCCACTGGAAGAGAGCAGTGCTTATGCCAGCTCTGCTTCAACGTCAGCTTCGGAAGCTGCTGAGATCGCTGATGTAGATCTATCAGGATTTACAATCCCCATTCCCATCCAAGATATCCATTCGGCTAGTTCAACAGGACCCCTGTCTGAACAATCAAGTCGGTCGCAGGAGTCTGAGACGGAACCTCATATCTTCTCTGTTTCTGAGGAAGAAGCAGGTTTTGCTTCCGAGAGTGATTCGGAAGTAGAAGTCTCATCTAAACAGCCGTTATCTAAACAGACTTATGATAATGGAACAGTTGATGATAATGAGCTGGAAGAAGGTGAAGAAGATTGGGAGGAAGAGGAGCTCTCTTCTCGCCGCAAGGATAATAAGCGTAAGCAAAAGAAGAAAAAACGCTTGGCTCGCCGTATTAGTACTTGGATTATCAGTCTTATCTTGCTCGCTCTCTTGGCGGGCGGTGGATTTGGTTATTATTATGTCAATTCCAGCTTAGCTCCGCTAGATGCTCAGTCGACTAAGTATGTAACGGTTGAAATTCCTAAGGGAGCTGGCAGTAAGCAGATCGGCCAAATTCTTGAAAAAAAGCGCATCATTAAAGATGCCAATGTTTTCAATTATTATACCAAGTTTAAAAATTACAGTAATCTTAAGAGCGGTTACTATAATTTGAAAGCCAGCATGAGTATTGATGATATTATCAAGGAACTGCAGGCTGGAGGGACAACTGAGCCAACCGATCCTAGTGCTGGTAAGATTGTTATTCCAGAAGGGTATACTCTGGAGCAAATTGCTAAGGCTGTTGAGAATAACGCTAATACCAAAGTTAAAACGGATAAAACGCCGTACAGCTCTAAAAAGTTTCTCAATTTAATGAAGGATAAGGATTTCATCGAAAAGATGAAGGAAAAGTATCCTAAGCTCTTGGCAGACCTGCCGGAATCTGATAGAGTCAAGTATCAGTTAGAAGGCTACCTTTTTCCAGCCACCTATAATTACACTAAGGATGTCAATCTTGAAGACCTTGTGGACCAGATGCTAGGGACTATGGATTCTTATCTAAGTGAATACTATGATAAGATTGAAGAGTCCAAGTATAATGTTAATGAGACTTTAGCGTTGGCTTCTCTGGTGGAAAAGGAAGGGCAAACAGATGAAGACCGTCGCAATATTGCTAGTGTCTTCTATAATCGTTTGGATGCTGATATGCCTTTGCAATCTAATATTTCAGTGCTTTATGCCCTAGGTAAACTTGGTGATAAGACTTCCCTGAAGGAAGATGCCAATATTGATACCAATATTGATTCTCCTTTCAATGACTATAAGAATAAGGGAGTCATCCCCGGCCCTGTCGATAGTCCAAGCTTATCTGCGATTGAAGCAGTTGTTAATCCGGCAGATACAAAATATCTTTACTTTGTTGCTGATGTTGAGACTGGCAATGTCTATTATTCTGAGACCTATGAGGATCACCAAAAGAATGTTGATACCTATGTAAATAAGAAAGTTTCGGATAGTAGCGAACAAGATTCAGAGAATAAAAATTAA
- the greA gene encoding transcription elongation factor GreA, with product MAEKTYPMTQAEKEQLEQELEELKLVRRPEVIERIKIARSYGDLSENSEYDAAKDEQAFVEGQIQIIETKIRYAEIIDSDAVASDEVAIGKTVVVQEVGTKDQDTYSIVGAAGADVFAGKISNESPIAQALIGKKVGDKTTIESPAGSYDVEIVSVEKTQ from the coding sequence ATGGCAGAAAAAACTTACCCAATGACTCAAGCAGAAAAGGAACAGCTTGAACAGGAATTAGAAGAACTCAAATTGGTCCGCCGTCCAGAAGTTATCGAACGGATTAAGATTGCCCGTTCTTATGGTGACCTATCTGAAAACTCCGAGTACGATGCAGCCAAAGATGAGCAAGCCTTCGTCGAAGGTCAAATTCAAATCATTGAAACTAAGATTCGCTACGCTGAAATCATTGACAGCGATGCCGTGGCTTCTGACGAAGTTGCTATCGGAAAAACAGTTGTGGTTCAAGAAGTTGGCACCAAGGATCAGGATACCTATTCTATCGTTGGAGCTGCGGGTGCTGATGTTTTCGCTGGTAAAATCTCCAATGAAAGCCCTATTGCTCAAGCTTTGATTGGTAAAAAAGTTGGCGACAAGACTACAATTGAATCGCCAGCAGGTAGCTACGATGTTGAAATTGTCAGTGTTGAAAAAACTCAATAA
- the yidC gene encoding membrane protein insertase YidC: protein MNKTSKRILLSGIALSMLFILSGCVRLGKNGKPTGTVWHLLGEPMGHLITFFAHNLGLGFGLGIILVTVLVRLLILPLGLHQSRSAAYQAAKRDYLAPIFEPINKKMKEAATQEEKMAAQTELMQAQRENGVSMLGGMGCLPLLIQLPFFSAMYFAARYTPGVLKSDFLWFNLGHRDIPLMIIIAGLYLIQSWLAVKQMPEEQRKQAGMTMYMTPIMMVFFGLAQPSAVVLYWFVGGIFSIIQQLITNFLIKPKLAKQVEEEFKKNPPKAPKTAKAARKDVTPQNQTNQAITTKKKNRNAGKQNRKKN from the coding sequence GTGAATAAAACTTCAAAACGTATACTTCTCTCAGGTATTGCCCTATCCATGCTCTTTATCTTGTCTGGTTGTGTCCGCCTTGGTAAAAACGGCAAACCGACTGGAACAGTCTGGCATCTATTGGGCGAACCTATGGGACACCTTATCACCTTTTTTGCCCATAATCTCGGATTAGGTTTTGGACTGGGAATCATCCTTGTCACCGTCCTAGTGCGCTTGCTAATTCTCCCACTTGGGCTCCATCAATCACGCAGTGCTGCCTATCAAGCTGCTAAACGTGACTACTTGGCTCCAATCTTTGAACCCATCAATAAGAAAATGAAAGAAGCGGCAACCCAAGAAGAAAAAATGGCTGCCCAGACTGAGCTCATGCAGGCTCAAAGGGAAAACGGCGTCAGCATGCTAGGGGGCATGGGGTGCCTGCCACTTTTGATTCAGCTCCCCTTCTTCTCGGCTATGTACTTCGCAGCTCGCTATACCCCAGGAGTTCTCAAGTCTGATTTTCTTTGGTTCAATTTGGGTCACCGTGATATTCCTTTGATGATTATCATCGCTGGTCTCTATTTGATTCAGTCTTGGTTAGCTGTCAAGCAGATGCCAGAGGAGCAGCGCAAGCAAGCCGGTATGACTATGTATATGACTCCTATCATGATGGTCTTCTTCGGACTGGCACAGCCCTCAGCTGTCGTCCTCTACTGGTTCGTAGGAGGTATCTTCTCTATTATTCAACAGCTGATTACCAACTTCCTGATCAAACCGAAACTTGCCAAACAAGTTGAAGAAGAATTCAAGAAGAACCCACCTAAGGCACCTAAAACAGCTAAAGCGGCTCGAAAAGATGTCACGCCACAAAATCAAACGAATCAAGCTATTACTACTAAAAAGAAAAACCGTAATGCCGGTAAACAAAACCGCAAAAAAAACTAG
- a CDS encoding acylphosphatase — protein MKKIKMIVSGRVQGVGFRYSTFNLAKEIGDIYGQVRNKDDGTVEILAQSADPAKMAKFIQEIRKGPSPWAKVTYVDVTMANFEDFTDFRMAN, from the coding sequence ATGAAAAAGATAAAAATGATTGTCTCTGGTCGTGTGCAGGGGGTCGGCTTTCGCTATTCAACCTTCAATCTTGCCAAAGAAATCGGCGATATCTATGGACAGGTTCGGAACAAGGATGATGGCACTGTCGAAATCTTAGCCCAATCAGCTGATCCAGCTAAGATGGCTAAGTTTATTCAAGAAATACGCAAGGGTCCATCCCCTTGGGCCAAGGTCACCTATGTGGATGTTACCATGGCTAACTTCGAAGACTTCACAGATTTCCGCATGGCAAATTAA
- a CDS encoding TrmH family RNA methyltransferase translates to MIIITSKANNLIKKTKKLLQKKHRKHSYLIEGWHLFEEACTNGAVFEHIFVLEEMADRVNHQEKVVLVTPEVLKELSESPTPQGIVAEVRLDQPALPETWQGPYLILEDIQDPGNLGTMIRTADAAGYQAVFISDKSADIYNAKTLRSMQGSHFHLPIYRGPVMDFVVALKNAGICLLATTLSEQSIDYRELVKPARFALVMGNEGQGISQEMAQAADQLVHISMPGQAESLNVAVAAGIMMFQLI, encoded by the coding sequence ATGATTATTATAACCTCAAAAGCCAATAATCTCATCAAAAAGACAAAAAAATTGTTGCAAAAAAAACATCGAAAGCATTCTTATCTGATTGAGGGCTGGCATCTCTTTGAGGAAGCCTGTACGAATGGTGCAGTTTTTGAACATATTTTTGTCCTTGAGGAAATGGCTGACAGAGTGAATCATCAAGAGAAAGTTGTTCTGGTGACGCCGGAGGTGCTTAAGGAATTGTCTGAGAGTCCTACTCCCCAAGGGATTGTTGCGGAAGTTCGGTTAGATCAACCAGCCTTGCCTGAGACTTGGCAGGGGCCTTACCTAATTTTGGAAGATATCCAAGATCCAGGAAATCTTGGAACTATGATTCGGACGGCTGATGCCGCTGGCTATCAGGCTGTCTTTATCTCAGATAAGTCGGCTGATATCTATAATGCTAAGACGCTTCGCTCTATGCAGGGCAGTCACTTCCATCTGCCTATTTACCGCGGTCCAGTCATGGACTTTGTGGTAGCTTTAAAAAATGCAGGAATTTGTCTACTGGCAACGACTTTATCAGAGCAATCTATTGACTACCGCGAGTTAGTTAAGCCAGCTAGGTTTGCCTTGGTTATGGGAAATGAAGGTCAAGGGATTTCTCAGGAAATGGCTCAGGCAGCCGATCAGTTGGTTCACATTAGTATGCCAGGACAGGCGGAGAGCCTCAATGTGGCAGTTGCTGCTGGTATTATGATGTTTCAACTTATTTAG
- a CDS encoding HD domain-containing protein, with product MKAYQKDKEFMKIVGPLIENPRFQRLDEITHHHYSTRMKHSINVAYTSYKLAKKFGWDAKSTARGGLLHDFFYYDWRDTKFNKSHAWVHPRIAVKNAKKLINLNKKEKDIILKHMWGATIAPPRYKESYIVTFVDKYWAIKEGSYPMRQRFKNRKIFKRKQLGSHNH from the coding sequence ATGAAAGCCTATCAAAAAGATAAAGAATTTATGAAAATCGTAGGACCTTTGATTGAAAATCCTAGATTTCAACGCTTAGACGAGATTACTCATCACCATTATTCAACACGGATGAAACATTCCATCAATGTGGCCTATACAAGTTATAAGCTTGCCAAGAAATTTGGTTGGGATGCTAAGTCAACAGCTCGTGGCGGTCTCTTACATGATTTCTTTTACTATGACTGGCGAGATACCAAATTTAATAAGAGTCACGCTTGGGTCCATCCACGGATTGCGGTTAAGAATGCTAAAAAATTGATTAACCTCAATAAGAAAGAAAAGGATATTATCCTCAAGCACATGTGGGGAGCAACTATTGCCCCTCCTCGCTACAAGGAATCTTATATCGTTACCTTTGTTGATAAATACTGGGCGATCAAGGAAGGTTCTTATCCTATGCGCCAACGCTTTAAAAATCGCAAGATTTTCAAACGTAAACAATTGGGTTCTCACAACCACTAA
- a CDS encoding Bax inhibitor-1/YccA family protein, producing MNMNNMGPSPVITQADAGLSRFFARIYGLVGAGIGLSAVVAALMLFVFPENMIAIMTGGRLIYLGALGLELALVFVASSAARRNTPWALPLFLIYSALNGFTMSFIIAAYTGAEVVGAFVSSAVVFFIMAAIGATTKKDLSGMAKALIAGLIGIIIAGVVNIFLGSGMMSFLVSVASVVIFSGLIAYENQLIKRVYGQTHGQVHDGWAISMALSLYLDFINLFLSILNLFGRRN from the coding sequence ATGAATATGAATAATATGGGGCCAAGTCCCGTTATTACACAAGCTGATGCTGGCTTGAGTCGTTTCTTTGCCAGGATTTATGGCTTAGTTGGAGCTGGTATTGGTTTATCAGCTGTCGTTGCAGCTCTTATGCTCTTTGTCTTTCCAGAAAATATGATTGCTATTATGACTGGTGGACGGCTGATTTATCTGGGAGCCCTTGGTCTTGAGCTGGCTTTGGTCTTTGTAGCTTCGAGTGCTGCTCGTCGCAACACACCCTGGGCTTTGCCGCTTTTCCTTATCTATTCTGCTTTGAATGGTTTTACCATGAGTTTTATCATTGCGGCTTATACAGGGGCAGAAGTTGTCGGTGCCTTTGTGAGTTCGGCTGTCGTCTTCTTCATTATGGCGGCCATTGGTGCAACCACAAAGAAAGATTTATCAGGCATGGCCAAAGCCTTAATTGCTGGTTTGATCGGCATTATTATCGCAGGAGTTGTCAATATTTTCTTGGGGTCAGGAATGATGTCCTTCTTGGTCAGTGTGGCCTCCGTTGTGATTTTCTCTGGCCTGATTGCTTATGAAAATCAGCTGATTAAGCGCGTCTATGGTCAAACACATGGTCAGGTTCACGATGGCTGGGCAATTTCTATGGCTCTCAGTCTCTACTTAGACTTCATCAACCTTTTCTTGAGTATTTTGAATCTCTTTGGCCGTCGCAATTAG
- a CDS encoding DUF6287 domain-containing protein, with amino-acid sequence MRKSFRLLSLTLAVCLSIGMAACNKPNRETRQTKTHQTLKPQAKSKKSSSKSSSHKASTKQKAKSSSSSNQAENNSDNKEAETPSASSSFNLDALTKGDYTSISGTWADSSGRVVVISPQGRISVLGTTGSISVSRDGKGEALMTVTYDDGTSFSILMYGAGQPIPDRHFQNSQADPSDTSKDRLVTAYSDILDSSGTDQFKNQVLYKSSDDYSSLVQ; translated from the coding sequence ATGAGAAAATCATTTCGACTACTATCGCTTACTCTAGCAGTCTGCCTAAGTATTGGCATGGCTGCCTGCAACAAGCCAAATAGGGAAACTAGGCAGACAAAGACTCATCAAACATTAAAACCGCAAGCAAAATCAAAGAAATCATCTTCTAAATCCTCATCTCATAAAGCTTCGACCAAACAAAAAGCTAAGTCATCTTCCTCAAGCAACCAAGCAGAGAACAACTCAGACAATAAGGAGGCAGAAACACCATCTGCTAGCTCCTCCTTTAATCTTGATGCTCTAACTAAAGGCGACTATACCAGCATTTCTGGTACCTGGGCAGATAGCAGCGGGCGAGTGGTTGTCATCTCTCCTCAAGGACGCATCAGTGTTCTAGGGACAACTGGCAGTATCTCTGTTAGCCGAGATGGTAAAGGAGAGGCTTTAATGACGGTTACCTATGATGACGGTACCAGCTTTAGTATTCTCATGTATGGAGCTGGTCAACCCATTCCTGACCGCCACTTCCAAAATAGCCAAGCTGATCCATCCGATACTAGCAAGGACCGCCTTGTTACAGCCTACAGCGACATTTTAGATTCAAGTGGAACGGACCAATTTAAAAATCAAGTCCTCTATAAATCATCTGATGATTACAGCAGCCTAGTTCAATAA
- a CDS encoding DUF3042 family protein, with protein MAKKHAFARGLATGVVGTAATVAGAVFAVKKTIIEPEEKKAAFIEENRKKAARRRIAR; from the coding sequence ATGGCTAAAAAACATGCTTTCGCTCGTGGCCTTGCTACTGGCGTTGTTGGAACTGCTGCAACTGTCGCAGGTGCTGTCTTTGCTGTCAAGAAGACAATTATTGAACCTGAGGAAAAGAAAGCCGCTTTCATCGAAGAAAATCGTAAGAAAGCGGCTCGCAGACGCATTGCTCGCTAG